In Musa acuminata AAA Group cultivar baxijiao chromosome BXJ2-10, Cavendish_Baxijiao_AAA, whole genome shotgun sequence, a genomic segment contains:
- the LOC135625455 gene encoding transcription factor MYBC1-like — protein MREEVEVDEEPKCFARWDWEEQLPSPHELMPLSQALITPDLALAFGIPSSSSAPTTGADPAPDDLLRGPHSSDLNGGRGEEEPARTLKRPRLVWTPQLHKRFVDAVAHLGINNAVPKTIMQLMGVDGLTRENVASHLQKYRLYLKRMQMHGLNPSSPSSAPQPFLGRMPVAALQHHQQNTAPVQLQQQQQHQYYHQTHLGHFPGSGPGFLTRNMQPPPVTHRTMGLVPGMGSAPVSPHSTAAAYLNTSEWSGMGEGGARRKELTLFPTGED, from the coding sequence ATGAGGGAAGAAGTAGAGGTAGATGAAGAGCCCAAATGCTTCGCTCGCTGGGATTGGGAGGAGCAGCTCCCGTCGCCCCACGAGCTCATGCCCCTCTCCCAAGCTCTCATCACCCCTGATCTCGCCCTCGCCTTCGGaatcccctcttcctcctccgctcCCACCACCGGCGCCGACCCGGCGCCGGACGATCTCCTCCGCGGCCCCCACTCCTCCGACCTCAACGGAGGCCGTGGGGAGGAGGAGCCGGCGAGGACGTTGAAGCGGCCGCGGCTGGTTTGGACGCCGCAGCTCCACAAGCGGTTCGTGGACGCCGTCGCCCACCTCGGCATCAATAACGCCGTCCCCAAGACCATCATGCAGCTCATGGGCGTCGACGGCCTCACCCGCGAGAACGTCGCCAGCCACCTCCAGAAGTACCGCCTCTACCTCAAGCGCATGCAGATGCATGGTCTCaacccctcctccccctcctcggcCCCACAACCTTTCCTGGGACGGATGCCGGTGGCCGCGCTACAGCACCACCAACAGAACACGGCGCCcgtgcagctgcagcagcagcagcagcatcagtaCTACCATCAGACGCATTTGGGACATTTTCCGGGCAGTGGCCCGGGGTTCTTGACTCGAAACATGCAGCCGCCTCCGGTGACGCATCGGACGATGGGACTGGTGCCCGGAATGGGGTCGGCGCCAGTGTCACCGCATTCAACCGCCGCCGCTTATTTGAATACTTCGGAATGGAGCGGGATGGGAGAAGGTGGTGCAAGGAGGAAGGAGCTAACGCTCTTCCCTACAGGAGAGGACTGA
- the LOC135624721 gene encoding uncharacterized protein LOC135624721: protein MAAEAGDGKPQPGRRPRSRLIVRLGALLVAHSVLVSVVCCIAGSIAFLLLPVLAKNTYVSENALMPGSANPMFSSHDVVEANRFFKEILDRGSAKVTGTEIAKLIGQHVVDVGAELYYHKFHPHGNQFHPLHFFSSITNTMEMQYNSSCTLFGLNSVGIIRAPRGDGKEAIVLVTPYNSQNIGQSEALSLGLAFSIFSLLSRVTWLAKDIVWLAADSRYGEYTAVDSWLKDYHNPLFLSNSGKIGTGVCFEENILHLLDQLKVKGPRYNIFKRAGTMAAALVFKVIEKKEKEERDSLTIYAEASNGQMPNLDLINIVHYLAVHRQGLRVKIGSMQSLLKAAWLKFVGEMLQLFGKLTKHLNPKWKFDITSAEYVEGTATLASSIYYQALGVPTGSHGAFRDYQVDAITLELSPRFSLNNENNRSAFLLRGGRLIEGVIRSVNNLLEKFHQSFFLYFLTAPHKFVSVGVYMIPFALLLAPLPIVSAALFSGNDNLGVSTEKVNQEPGCIGSSDMELRSGSWKWLQAAKVVFMIHLWAIIVSLLPYVLSQFPLTTPITLLLVWAALSICILLIFYLIFGACSTHCGWELLKSVMIAAASTGLSLMSVINFSTAQIGAMLIVPMCLLVQPLRKQMQAGVCRKAVLVICNLTIAVVGFPPVALLIAKGVCEDFGKAGVGGFWELAQLLWSWNSATYLYLLWIHLPCWVLCLHILLYPCIGRSSEA, encoded by the exons ATGGCCGCCGAGGCGGGGGACGGGAAACCTCAACCGGGGAGGCGGCCCAGATCCAGGCTCATCGTCCGCCTTGGTGCGTTACTCGTCGCTCACAGCGTTCTCGTCAG TGTCGTGTGTTGCATCGCGGGGTCGATtgctttcctcctcctccccgtACTGGCTAAGAACACTTATGTCTCCGAGAACGCGCTGATGCCAG GTTCTGCCAATCCAATGTTTTCATCTCACGATGTAGTTGAAGCCAACAGATTCTTCAAGGAAATTCTTGACCGAGGAAGTGCAAAAGTTACAGGAAC AGAAATAGCAAAATTGATTGGTCAGCATGTGGTGGATGTGGGTGCTGAATTGTATTATCACAAATTCCATCCTCATGGTAATCAGTTCCACCCTCTTCATTTCTTCTCATCCATCACTAATACTATGGAGATGCAATATAATTCTAGCTGCACATTGTTTGGTCTCAATTCTGTTGGTATTATCCGAGCACCTCGTGGTGATGGGAAAGAAGCAATTGTGTTGGTAACTCCTTACAATTCACAGAATATTGGACAGAGTGAAGCCTTATCACTAGGGCTTGCATTCTCAATTTTTTCACTTCTGAGCAGAGTTACATGGCTTGCAAAGGATATTGTTTGGTTAGCTGCAGATTCCAGATATGGAGAGTATACAGCAGTTGATTCATGGCTGAAAGACTACCATAATCCTTTGTTCCTTAGTAATTCAGGGAAGATAGGTACTGGTGTATGTTTTGAAGAAAATATTCTCCATCTTCTGGATCAATTAAAGGTTAAAGGGCCAAGATACAATATTTTCAAACGTGCTGGAACTATGGCTGCTGCACTTGTATTCAAGGTCATCGAGAAGAAGGAAAAGGAGGAAAGAGATAGCCTTACTATATATGCAGAGGCGTCTAATGGCCAGATGCCTAATCTTGACCTTATCAATATTGTCCATTATCTAGCAGTTCACAGGCAAGGTCTACGCGTGAAGATTGGAAGCATGCAGTCTTTACTTAAAGCTGCATGGCTCAAGTTTGTTGGTGAGATGCTGCAACTGTTTGGCAAATTGACTAAACACTTGAACCCCAAATGGAAATTTGATATTACATCTGCTGAGTATGTTGAAGGCACTGCCACACTTGCAAGCTCAATTTATTATCAG GCCCTCGGTGTCCCAACTGGGTCCCATGGTGCTTTCCGTGACTACCAAGTAGATGCAATTACTCTTGAGCTCTCCCCAAGATTTTCTCTCAATAATGAGAATAATCGATCTGCATTTCTTCTTAGAGGTGGCAG GTTAATTGAAGGAGTCATACGCTCAGTAAATAACCTTCTGGAGAAGTTCCATCAGTCGTTTTTCCTCTACTTCTTAACAGCTCCTCATAAGTTTGTATCTGTCGGAGTTTACATGATACCATTTGCGCTGCTACTAGCTCCTCTTCCCATAGTTTCTGCTGCTCTCTTTTCTGGTAATGATAATTTGGGAGTTTCAACAGAAAAAGTTAACCAGGAACCTGGATGTATTGGTTCCAGTGACATGGAACTCCGCTCTGGATCATGGAAATGGCTTCAGGCTGCCAAAGTGGTATTCATGATCCACTTGTGGGCAATCATCGTGTCCTTGTTACCTTATGTGCTCTCCCAATTCCCCCTTACGACCCCTATAACGCTCTTGTTAGTTTGGGCTGCACTATCCATTTGTATCCTGCTGATCTTCTACCTCATTTTTGGTGCTTGTTCTACCCATTGTGGATGGGAGCTTCTAAAATCTGTGATGATAGCTGCTGCTTCAACAGGACTGAGCTTAATGTCCGTCATCAATTTCTCAACTGCACAGATTGGAGCCATGCTGATCGTTCCAATGTGTTTGTTAGTTCAACCTCTAAGGAAGCAGATGCAGGCAGGTGTTTGTCGGAAGGCAGTACTGGTGATCTGTAACTTAACAATTGCTGTGGTTGGGTTTCCACCAGTTGCATTACTAATAGCCAAAGGCGTGTGTGAGGATTTTGGAAAGGCTGGTGTCGGCGGCTTTTGGGAACTGGCGCAGCTCTTGTGGTCATGGAACAGCGCCACTTACCTCTACCTGCTATGGATTCATCTTCCTTGTTGGGTTCTTTGCTTGCATATTTTGCTGTATCCTTGTATTGGGAGGTCCTCCGAGGCATGA
- the LOC135624722 gene encoding uncharacterized protein LOC135624722: MTSPLSRLLRSLNPLFAIRRPPTSAPAHRCLATAAASTNADDSAAEAEMDETIYVKRSGSAAATRDQTSVTMPMSFMTGSIVGKRFYKEVTTRMADDGNGWTVMLDYRTLKTPSKRPLKLQSLALAKAIAAEWDCQQTDGIRPFTMPLMKLACTALERVPLTRAKIFENLMSKFHQDLVFCRSPSDSDLTIGVHERQKEKIDPILDWVQSEFGFKPVVYTSFFGGKQDDCLAKAIEHVLKETNDFELTAIDAMAAAAHSLVIPLGIFRGRLGIEEAIELIRLEEDLQVDKWGLVEGGHDVDIADLKVQISSATVLLGLSKLT, encoded by the exons ATGACTTCCCCTTTGAGTCGATTGTTGAGGTCCCTCAACCCTCTGTTCGCCATCCGGCGTCCTCCGACCTCTGCCCCCGCCCACCGCTGCCTTGCTACCGCCGCCGCCTCTACGAACGCAGATGATTCGGCTGCCGAGGCGGAGATGGACGAGACTATCTACGTGAAGCGGTCGGGATCGGCGGCGGCCACCCGGGACCAGACGTCGGTGACAATGCCTATGTCGTTCATGACGGGGTCCATCGTCGGAAAGCGCTTCTACAAAGAGGTCACCACCCGCATGGCCGATGACGGGAACGGGTGGACGGTGATGCTCGATTACAGGACCCTCAAGACCCCCTCCAAGAGGCCGCTCAAGCTCCAGAGCCTTGCGCTTGCCAAAGCCATTGCCGCCGAGTGGGACTGCCAG CAAACAGATGGAATCCGACCTTTCACAATGCCACTCATGAAGCTTGCATGCACTGCACTGGAAAGGGTTCCACTTACTCGTGCAAAGATTTTTGAAAATTTGATGTCAAAGTTTCATCAAGATTTGGTTTTTTGCCGATCCCCAAGTGACAGTGATTTGACAATAGGAGTCCATG AAAGACAAAAGGAAAAAATAGACCCTATTCTGGATTGGGTGCAATCAGAATTTGGTTTTAAACCGGTAGTGTATACCAGCTTTTTTGGGGGCAAGCAGGATGATTGTCTTGCTAAGGCTATTGAACACGTTCTAAAGGAAACAAATGACTTTGAATTAACTGCAATTGATGCTATGGCTGCTGCGGCACATTCTTTGGTTATTCCTCTTGGAATTTTTCGTGGGAGGTTAGGAATTGAGGAAGCCATCGAGTTGATAAGGCTAGAAGAGGATTTACAG GTAGACAAATGGGGCCTGGTTGAAGGAGGCCATGATGTTGATATTGCTGATCTCAAGGTGCAAATCTCATCTGCCACTGTGCTTCTTGGGCTTTCAAAGTTGACGTGA
- the LOC135624723 gene encoding tubulin beta-4 chain, which translates to MREILHVQGGQCGNQIGSKFWEVVCDEHGIDPTGRYTGSSDLQLERINVYYNEASCGRFVPRAVLMDLEPGTMDSIRTGPYGQIFRPDNFVFGQSGAGNNWAKGHYTEGAELIDSVLDVVRKEAENCDCLQGFQVCHSLGGGTGSGMGTLLISKIREEYPDRMMLTFSVFPSPKVSDTVVEPYNATLSVHQLVENADECMVLDNEALYDICFRTLKLTTPSFGDLNHLISATMSGVTCCLRFPGQLNSDLRKLAVNLIPFPRLHFFMVGFAPLTSRGSQQYRALTVPELTQQMWDSKNMMCAADPRHGRYLTASAMFRGKMSTKEVDEQMINVQNKNSSYFVEWIPNNVKSSVCDIPPRGLSMASTFIGNSTSIQEMFRRVSEQFTAMFRRKAFLHWYTGEGMDEMEFTEAESNMNDLVSEYQQYQDATADEEDEYEEEEEEAAQEI; encoded by the exons ATGAGAGAAATCCTCCACGTCCAGGGCGGTCAGTGCGGCAACCAGATCGGATCAAAGTTCTGGGAAGTTGTGTGTGATGAGCATGGGATAGATCCCACTGGGAGGTACACTGGGTCGTCAGATCTCCAATTGGAACGCATAAATGTGTACTACAATGAGGCCTCTTGCGGGAGGTTTGTTCCCAGGGCGGTGCTGATGGATCTGGAGCCTGGCACTATGGACAGCATTCGAACTGGGCCATATGGCCAGATCTTCCGCCCTGATAACTTTGTCTTTGGTCAGTCTGGAGCTGGAAACAACTGGGCGAAGGGTCACTACACTGAGGGAGCCGAGCTCATTGACTCTGTTCTTGATGTGGTGAGGAAGGAGGCCGAGAACTGTGACTGCCTTCAGG GATTCCAAGTGTGCCACTCTCTTGGTGGAGGAACTGGCTCCGGAATGGGAACACTTTTAATATCAAAGATCAGGGAGGAGTACCCGGATCGGATGATGCTCACCTTCTCTGTTTTCCCTTCCCCCAAGGTTTCTGACACAGTTGTGGAACCCTACAATGCAACACTTTCTGTCCACCAGTTAGTTGAGAATGCGGATGAATGCATGGTGCTGGACAATGAGGCACTTTATGATATCTGCTTCCGTACTCTCAAGCTAACCACTCCCAGCT TCGGAGACCTAAACCACTTGATATCGGCAACCATGAGTGGCGTCACATGTTGCCTTCGGTTCCCTGGGCAATTGAATTCTGACCTCCGAAAGCTGGCTGTGAATCTGATCCCCTTCCCTCGCCTCCACTTCTTTATGGTCGGTTTTGCACCCTTGACCTCTCGCGGATCACAGCAGTACCGTGCCCTGACCGTCCCCGAGCTCACTCAACAAATGTGGGATTCTAAGAACATGATGTGTGCTGCAGATCCGCGCCATGGTCGGTATCTCACAGCCTCCGCTATGTTCAGAGGCAAGATGAGCACCAAAGAAGTCGACGAGCAGATGATCAACGTCCAGAACAAGAACTCATCCTACTTCGTGGAGTGGATTCCCAACAATGTGAAGTCTAGTGTTTGTGACATACCACCTAGGGGCCTCTCTATGGCGTCCACCTTCATTGGCAATTCAACCTCAATCCAGGAGATGTTCAGGAGGGTCAGCGAGCAGTTCACTGCCATGTTTAGGAGGAAGGCTTTCTTGCACTGGTACACTGGGGAGGGTATGGACGAGATGGAGTTCACCGAGGCCGAGAGCAACATGAATGACCTCGTCTCGGAGTACCAGCAGTATCAGGACGCCACTGCTGACGAGGAAGACGaatacgaggaggaggaagaagaagcagccCAGGAGATCTGA
- the LOC104000611 gene encoding probable mediator of RNA polymerase II transcription subunit 26b — MASSSGSIDYWRKFFRSANSDIFGVIEQAVAVAASDYPQEFKSRRDQIVEKFFTVLLPRCLGCDRVEPRGAEGDGSGRKDGEKERGSKVDSSNDGPEELNRAVSNNSYDEAEALTEEVQEESQTVGEVLRIKEILEHNHDESDSLLYELLRRLQSMQLSVEVLKATEIGKAVNGLRKHNLKQIRHLVRALIDGWKVLVDEWVNATAAIADSSPDSLNPCMVDEEGGIPCPSLDEGVFLAAQTTSIRNSKFFDGMDEDGNYTNNGHEQLRKQQPRLQPVVPEEKGEMRRQELRKPLVLEEKKQMRRQEQQSASQVAKGNLGREEPIMRRTKPQELCVVQEKPQVMINRQNNRVIPDSGPGRSSTLSSEQKNGNEMNHSKQQEVAALQRKPRIILQDKSKYSEEASVRAKLEVSKRKLHEGYQQADNAKRQRTIQVMELQDIPRQAHNSGQSVMKSRNLIRSSANSRHQFS; from the exons ATGGCGAGTTCGTCGGGATCGATCGATTACTGGAGGAAGTTCTTCCGAAGTGCGAATTCTGATATCTTCGGAGTGATAGAGCAAGCCGTCGCGGTCGCGGCGTCCGATTACCCCCAGGAATTCAAGAGCAGGAGGGATCAGATCGTGGAGAAGTTCTTCACGGTGCTGCTGCCACGGTGTTTGGGGTGCGATCGCGTGGAGCCGAGAGGAGCCGAGGGGGACGGCAGCGGCAGGAAGGAtggagagaaagagagggggAGCAAGGTGGATAGCAGCAACGATGGCCCCGAGGAGTTGAATCGGGCCGTGAGTAATAATAGCTACGACGAGGCCGAGGCGCTCACGGAGGAGGTGCAGGAGGAGAGCCAAACTGTAGGAGAGGTTTTGAGGATAAAAGAGATCCTTGAACACAACCATGATGAG TCAGACAGCCTCTTGTATGAATTGTTGAGGCGGCTGCAGTCGATGCAGCTTTCAGTCGAAGTCCTCAAG GCAACTGAAATTGGAAAGGCTGTCAATGGTCTGCGGAAGCATAACTTGAAGCAAATTCGCCACCTTGTGAGGGCTCTCATAGA TGGTTGGAAGGTTTTAGTTGATGAATGGGTCAATGCAACAGCTGCCATTGCAG ATAGCTCTCCAGACTCCTTAAATCCTTGTATGGTGGATGAGGAAGGAGGTATTCCTTGTCCTTCATTAGATGAGGGAGTTTTTCTTGCTGCTCAAACTACTTCCATCCGGAACTCTAAG TTCTTTGACGGTATGGATGAGGATGGAA ATTATACAAATAATGGGCACGAGCAATTGAGGAAACAGCAACCTCGACTGCAGCCTGTTGTTCCAGAAGAGAAGGGAGAGATGAGGAGGCAAGAACTTAGGAAGCCGCTTGTCCTGGAAGAGAAAAAACAGATGAGGAGGCAAGAACAGCAGTCAGCAAGTCAAGTAGCAAAAGGGAATTTGGGTAGAGAAGAGCCAATCATGAGGCGAACAAAGCCACAGGAGCTCTGTGTTGTGCAAGAAAAGCCTCAAGTCATGATCAACAGGCAAAACAACCGTGTAATTCCTGATTCTGGCCCGGGCAGATCATCAACGTTGTCCTCTGAGCAGAAGAATGGCAATGAGATGAATCACAGTAAGCAGCAAGAAGTTGCTGCCCTTCAGAGGAAGCCACGAATCATCCTTCAGGAT AAATCAAAGTACTCTGAAGAAGCTTCAGTACGGGCTAAGCTAGAAGTTTCAAAGAGGAAGCTTCATGAAGGTTATCAGCAAGCAGACAAtg CTAAAAGGCAGCGGACGATACAAGTAATGGAGTTGCAAGACATTCCAAGGCAAGCACATAACAGTGGGCAGTCAGTGATGAAATCCAGAAACCTCATTAGGAGTTCAGCAAATAGTAGGCACCAGTTCAGTTAA
- the LOC135624725 gene encoding calcium/calmodulin-dependent serine/threonine-protein kinase 1-like, whose amino-acid sequence MGVCHGKPIQSPELQEESSPVRDISEPTPVPSTPQQPKFPFCSPSPLPGSYKNSPANSSVNSTPLRFLKRPFPPPSPAKHIKALLARRHGSVKPNEASIPEGSEVEVGLDKNFGFSKQFFSKFELGEEVGRGHFGYTCTAKVKKGDMKGQEVAVKVIPKAKMTTAIAIEDVRREVRILSSLTGHKNLVQFFDAYEDEDNVYIMMELCKGGELLERILSRGGKYSEEDAKTVIVQILSVVSFCHLQGVVHRDLKPENFLFTSEDEKCTLKAIDFGLSDFVKPDERLNDIVGSAYYVAPEVLHRSYGTEADMWSIGVIAYILLCGSRPFWARTESGIFRAVLKAEPSFDESPWPSLSSQAKDFVKKLLNKDYRKRMTAAQALCHPWLRNPEEVKIPLDIIVYKLVKAYICSSSLRKSALRALAKTLTVNQLYYLREQFSLLGPNKSGLISLQNLKTALLKNSTDTMKDSKVLEFVNMVSSLQYRKLDFEEFAAAAISVHQMEALDTWEQHARQGYEFFEKDGNRPIMIEELASELGLSPSVPVHVVLQDWIRHSDGKLSLLGFVKLLHGVSSRTIPKP is encoded by the exons ATGGGAGTTTGCCATGGAAAGCCAATACAAAGCCCTGAATTGCAGGAAGAGAGCTCGCCGGTCCGCGACATTAGCGAGCCTACACCGGTTCCGTCGACGCCGCAGCAACCAAAGTTCCCCTTCTGCAGCCCAAGCCCCCTTCCAGGCTCTTACAAGAACTCGCCGGCCAATTCGAGTGTGAACTCGACACCATTGCGTTTCCTCAAGCGGCCGTTCCCTCCTCCGTCGCCCGCAAAGCACATTAAGGCCCTGCTCGCTCGTAGGCATGGCTCCGTGAAGCCAAACGAGGCATCGATCCCTGAGGGGAGCGAGGTGGAGGTGGGCTTGGATAAGAACTTCGGATTCTCGAAGCAGTTCTTCTCAAAATTTGAGCTTGGTGAAGAGGTTGGGCGTGGGCATTTTGGTTATACATGCACCGCAAAGGTGAAGAAGGGGGATATGAAGGGACAGGAGGTGGCTGTCAAGGTTATTCCGAAAGCAAAG ATGACAACTGCTATAGCTATTGAAGATGTGCGAAGAGAAGTGAGAATATTAAGTTCTCTCACAGGGCATAAAAATCTAGTGCAGTTCTTTGATGCTTATGAAGATGAAGATAATGTGTATATCATGATGGA ATTATGCAAAGGTGGTGAATTACTAGAAAGGATTCTTTCGAG GGGCGGGAAgtattcagaagaagatgcaaaaactgtcATTGTTCAGATTTTGAGTGTCGTATCATTCTGTCATCTTCAGGGTGTTGTTCATCGAGATCTCAAGCCAGAG AACTTTCTTTTTACCTCGGAGGATGAGAAGTGCACGTTGAAGGCCATAGATTTTGGTTTGTCAGACTTTGTCAAGCCAG ATGAGAGATTGAATGATATAGTTGGGAGTGCATATTATGTTGCTCCAGAAGTTCTTCATAGATCCTATGGAACTGAGGCAGACATGTGGAGTATTGGTGTAATTGCATATATTTTACTATGTGGAAGCCGACCTTTTTGGGCCCGCACAGAATCAGGTATATTTCGAGCTGTTCTGAAGGCAGAACCCAGTTTTGATGAATCTCCATGGCCTTCTCTGTCTTCTCAAGCGAAAGATTTTGTCAAGAAATTGCTGAACAAGGACTATCGAAAGAGAATGACTGCTGCACAGGCCCTCT GTCATCCTTGGCTGCGGAATCCTGAAGAGGTTAAGATTCCTCTGGACATTATAGTCTATAAGCTTGTAAAGGCTTacatatgttcttcttctttaagGAAATCAGCATTGAGG GCTCTTGCCAAGACCTTGACAGTAAATCAGCTCTACTACCTGCGAGAACAGTTTTCTTTGTTAGGGCCAAACAAGAGTGGCTTGATCTCCCTTCAAAACTTAAAGACG GCCTTGTTAAAAAATTCAACCGACACTATGAAGGACTCGAAGGTTCTTGAATTTGTTAACATG GTGAGTTCTCTTCAATATAGAAAACTAGACTTCGAAGAATTTGCTGCCGCAGCCATAAGTGTGCATCAGATGGAAGCACTTGATACCTGGGAGCAACACGCTCGTCAGGGTTATGAATTCTTTGAGAAGGATGGGAACAGACCTATCATGATCGAGGAACTCGCATCG GAACTTGGACTTAGCCCGTCAGTGCCGGTTCATGTTGTTCTCCAGGACTGGATAAGACATTCTGATGGAAAACTGAGTCTCCTGGGATTTGTTAAACTTCTGCATGGAGTTTCCTCACGCACAATACCAAAACCTTAG